From the Primulina tabacum isolate GXHZ01 chromosome 15, ASM2559414v2, whole genome shotgun sequence genome, one window contains:
- the LOC142527445 gene encoding uncharacterized protein LOC142527445: MGRKPSESESTRWGILILFLMGLISCSMVYIFMSSIMSLRPSANVKMESLGSESGDKSRMGQNGGDCCGGIEGVELWGSAVKWGTDFKFNTSAECCKACMAMCTGTDGPCLCDSWVFCGNKEACGEKFGECWLKKQKDVLVPDKHEVGKKVMWTSGTVFGRGEGIVGLETEYGTLHIKLLPHCSPHSVAYILELLVLHHCAGCHFYRAENRGQSWDVKGNHIQDAPYGPPFALIQGTLEAQGTSFNKIQMEHCPTVTRGSVAWVGSGPEFFISLANHEEWRNSYTVFGSVLPEDMVIAEKIAQLPTKADVWNNVNVSVLEKAVPLRLQRLKIGNGELNYNDE; the protein is encoded by the exons ATGGGTCGCAAGCCAAGCGAGTCCGAATCGACCCGATGGGGCATACTGATCCTCTTCTTGATGGGTTTGATCTCTTGCTCCATGGTTTACATTTTCATGTCATCTATAATGAGTTTGAGGCCATCGGCCAATGTAAAGATGGAGTCTTTGGGGTCTGAAAGTGGAGACAAATCAAGAATGGGACAGAATGGTGGGGATTGTTGTGGAGGGATTGAGGGTGTAGAGCTGTGGGGGTCTGCTGTGAAATGGGGCACAGACTTTAAGTTCAATACTTCTGCAGAATGCTGCAAAGCTTGTATGGCTATGTGTACAGGGACGGATGGGCCTTGTCTTTGTGATTCATGGGTTTTTTGTGGGAATAAAGAAGCATGTGGAGAGAAATTTGGTGAG TGTTGGCTGAAGAAACAGAAGGATGTCTTGGTTCCGGATAAGCATGAGGTTGGGAAAAAAGTAATGTGGACGTCAGGCACTGTTTTTGGTAGAGGAGag GGTATAGTTGGCTTGGAGACGGAGTATGGTACACTTCACATCAAG CTTTTACCCCATTGTTCTCCACATTCAGTTGCATACATCCTGGAGTTGTTGGTGCTACACCACTGTGCAGGTTGCCATTTTTATAGGGCAGAAAATCGGGGTCAATCTTGGGATGTCAAAGGAAACCACATTCAAGAT GCTCCATATGGTCCTCCATTCGCCCTTATCCAAGGAACTCTTGAAGCGCAAGGAACGTCGTTCAACAAGATTCAAATGGAGCACTGCCCCACTGTAACAAGGGGTTCTGTTGCTTGGGTTGGTTCCGGCCCTGAATTCTTCATAAGCTTAGCAAATCATGAAGAGTGGAGAAATTCATACACTGTATTTGGTTCCGTACTTCCCGAAGACATGGTGATAGCCGAGAAAATCGCCCAGCTCCCCACAAAAGCAGATGTTTGGAACAATGTTAACGTCTCGGTTTTAGAAAAGGCGGTACCTTTGAGACTTCAGAGACTCAAAATTGGTAATGGTGAGCTAAATTATAATGATGAATAG